The Streptomyces phaeolivaceus genome has a window encoding:
- a CDS encoding purple acid phosphatase family protein: protein MGVPEQLAERMSMAEQHEYLRSKFSRRSMIRGGAVTLGAVAGGAFVPATAAQAATPAALRSSSVPTQARTSAERVDGSLVAPFGRHLAFGNDPRTEVTISWQVPVAVRKPFVRIGTHASHLSVKIDAEVRTLYTPAGVGASGDHTQYYAHAKLTHLKPGRTYFYGAGHEGFDPASPQFASTLGTFTTAPAHKEPFTFTAFGDEGVGYHGLANNSLLLGQNPAFHLHAGDIAYADPAGAGKTADTGFDSRVWDQFLAQTESVAKSVPWMPAYGNHDMEAWYSPNGYGGEEARWSLPDNGPDKKNLPGVYSFVYGNTAVISLDANDISFEIPANLGISGGTQTKWLEARLKKFRAAKDVDFVVVFFHHCAYCTSTAHASEGGVRQEWVPLFEKYSVDLVINGHNHQYERTDVIKGGAVRKKLPIGGTAYPETEGVVYVTAGAAGRSLYSFTAPLSYEGHENEVESVSSYINTKDGKQNETVTWSRVRYLDYSFLRVDVKPAAKGQYTTLTVRGIAETGAQVDHFTVARRAK from the coding sequence ATGGGCGTACCCGAGCAGCTGGCCGAGCGCATGAGCATGGCCGAGCAGCACGAGTACCTGCGCTCCAAGTTCTCCCGCCGCTCGATGATCAGAGGCGGCGCGGTCACGCTCGGCGCCGTCGCGGGTGGCGCGTTCGTCCCGGCCACTGCCGCCCAGGCGGCGACCCCGGCCGCCCTCCGCTCCTCCTCCGTCCCCACCCAGGCCCGTACGAGCGCCGAGCGTGTCGACGGCTCCCTGGTCGCCCCCTTCGGCCGTCACCTCGCCTTCGGCAACGACCCGCGCACCGAGGTGACCATCTCGTGGCAGGTCCCGGTCGCGGTCAGGAAACCGTTCGTCCGGATCGGCACCCACGCCTCGCATCTCTCGGTCAAGATCGACGCCGAGGTCCGCACCCTCTACACCCCGGCCGGCGTCGGCGCCAGCGGCGATCACACGCAGTACTACGCGCACGCCAAGCTCACCCACCTCAAGCCCGGCAGGACCTACTTCTACGGCGCCGGCCACGAGGGCTTCGACCCGGCCTCGCCGCAGTTCGCGAGCACCCTCGGCACCTTCACCACCGCCCCCGCCCACAAGGAGCCGTTCACCTTCACGGCGTTCGGTGACGAGGGCGTCGGCTACCACGGCCTCGCCAACAACAGTCTGCTGCTCGGCCAGAACCCGGCCTTCCACCTGCACGCCGGTGACATCGCCTACGCCGACCCGGCGGGCGCCGGCAAGACCGCCGACACGGGCTTCGACTCCCGGGTGTGGGACCAGTTCCTGGCCCAGACCGAGTCCGTCGCCAAGTCCGTGCCGTGGATGCCCGCCTACGGCAACCACGACATGGAGGCCTGGTACTCGCCCAATGGCTACGGTGGCGAGGAGGCCCGCTGGAGCCTCCCCGACAACGGCCCCGACAAGAAGAACCTGCCGGGCGTCTACTCCTTCGTCTACGGCAACACGGCCGTCATCTCGCTCGACGCCAACGACATCTCCTTCGAGATCCCGGCCAACCTCGGCATCTCCGGCGGCACCCAGACCAAGTGGCTGGAGGCGCGGCTGAAGAAGTTCCGCGCCGCCAAGGACGTCGACTTCGTCGTGGTCTTCTTCCACCACTGCGCCTACTGCACCTCCACCGCGCACGCCTCGGAAGGCGGCGTGCGCCAGGAGTGGGTGCCGCTGTTCGAGAAGTACTCGGTGGACCTGGTCATCAACGGCCACAACCACCAGTACGAGCGCACCGACGTCATCAAGGGCGGCGCGGTGAGGAAGAAGCTCCCGATCGGCGGCACGGCGTACCCGGAGACCGAGGGCGTGGTGTACGTGACGGCGGGCGCGGCGGGCCGCAGCCTCTACTCCTTCACCGCCCCGCTGTCGTACGAGGGCCACGAGAACGAGGTCGAGTCGGTCTCCTCGTACATCAACACCAAGGACGGCAAGCAGAACGAGACCGTCACCTGGTCGCGGGTGCGGTACCTCGACTACTCCTTCCTGCGGGTGGACGTGAAGCCCGCCGCGAAGGGGCAGTACACGACGCTCACCGTGCGGGGCATCGCCGAGACGGGCGCGCAGGTCGACCACTTCACGGTCGCGCGCCGGGCGAAGTAG
- a CDS encoding DUF4429 domain-containing protein, which produces MAEILQRDGTWTFDGDTLRLTPGRDKSVSLLRKTLGELSVPLGALAGVSFEQGKKSGRLRLRLRDGSDPLLQATGGRLADANDPYQLSVDSDRYGVAEYVVDEIRNALLLDEVPADAVDAYLLAGPAVPLSVSAGDGTASFDGDHVRLEWNWKTEDAKAAAGARTLSLADIAGVEWQPSVGLENGYLRFTVRNAPTKAPPKYDPNSVELWGFKKDPLMALVAAAVQARLPHPATPAPKELAPPRPAAGEDHDALLRRLRELGDLHRSGVLTDEEFTMAKQAVLRRL; this is translated from the coding sequence ATGGCGGAAATCCTCCAACGGGACGGCACGTGGACCTTCGACGGCGACACCCTGCGGCTGACCCCGGGCCGCGACAAGAGCGTCAGCCTGCTCCGCAAGACCCTCGGTGAACTCTCCGTCCCACTGGGCGCGTTGGCGGGCGTCTCGTTCGAGCAGGGCAAGAAGTCGGGGCGGCTGCGGCTACGGCTGCGCGACGGCTCCGACCCGCTCCTGCAGGCGACCGGCGGCCGGCTAGCCGACGCCAACGACCCGTACCAGCTGAGCGTCGACTCCGACCGGTACGGCGTCGCCGAGTACGTCGTGGACGAGATCCGCAACGCGCTGCTCCTGGACGAGGTGCCGGCCGACGCGGTGGACGCCTACCTCCTCGCCGGCCCCGCCGTCCCGCTCTCCGTCTCCGCCGGGGACGGCACCGCGAGCTTCGACGGCGACCACGTACGCCTGGAGTGGAACTGGAAGACGGAGGACGCCAAGGCCGCCGCCGGGGCGCGGACGCTGTCGCTGGCGGACATAGCGGGCGTGGAGTGGCAGCCCTCGGTCGGCCTGGAGAACGGCTACCTCCGCTTCACCGTGCGGAACGCGCCGACCAAGGCGCCGCCCAAGTACGACCCCAACTCCGTGGAGTTGTGGGGCTTCAAGAAGGACCCGCTGATGGCCCTGGTCGCGGCGGCCGTACAGGCCCGGCTCCCGCATCCGGCGACCCCGGCGCCGAAGGAACTCGCTCCGCCCCGGCCCGCCGCCGGGGAGGACCACGACGCCCTGCTGCGCCGACTGCGGGAACTGGGCGACCTCCACCGGTCCGGGGTGCTCACGGACGAGGAGTTCACGATGGCCAAACAGGCGGTCCTCAGGCGCCTGTGA
- the orn gene encoding oligoribonuclease — MNDRMVWIDCEMTGLSLSDDALIEVAALVTDSELNVLGEGVDIVVRPPDSALETMPEVVRAMHTASGLLDALPGGTTLADAEAQVLAYVREHVKEPGKAPLCGNSVGTDRGFLSRDMPTLEDYLHYRIVDVSSIKELARRWYPRAYFNSPEKNGNHRALADIRESIAELRYYREAIFVPHPGPDSDTARTIAAKHVLPAG, encoded by the coding sequence ATGAACGATCGCATGGTGTGGATCGACTGCGAGATGACCGGCCTCTCGCTGTCCGACGACGCGCTCATCGAGGTGGCCGCCCTCGTCACCGACTCCGAGCTGAACGTGCTCGGCGAAGGTGTCGACATCGTCGTCCGCCCGCCGGACTCGGCACTGGAGACCATGCCGGAGGTGGTGCGCGCCATGCACACCGCGTCCGGCCTCCTCGACGCACTGCCCGGCGGTACGACGCTGGCCGACGCGGAGGCGCAGGTCCTGGCGTACGTACGGGAACACGTGAAGGAACCGGGCAAGGCCCCCCTGTGCGGCAACTCGGTGGGCACGGACCGCGGCTTCCTGTCGCGGGACATGCCGACCCTGGAGGACTACCTCCACTACCGCATCGTGGACGTCTCCTCGATCAAGGAACTGGCCCGCCGCTGGTACCCGAGGGCGTACTTCAACAGCCCCGAGAAGAACGGCAACCACCGGGCCCTCGCCGACATCCGCGAGTCCATCGCCGAGCTGCGCTACTACCGCGAGGCGATCTTCGTCCCGCACCCCGGGCCCGACTCGGACACGGCCCGCACGATCGCCGCGAAGCACGTCCTGCCCGCGGGGTAG
- a CDS encoding IucA/IucC family protein translates to MTLSDAVAHLSPHRWARANRLLIRKALAEFAHERLITPEATADGGFEVRSDDGQTRYGFTAVRRALDHWQVDADSISRRRDGVDLPLAALDFFIELKQSLGLSDEILPVYLEEISSTLSGTCYKLTKPQTPVAELAGGGFQAIETGMTEGHPCFVANNGRLGFGVHEYLAYAPETASPVRLVWLAAHRSRAAFTAGVGIEYESFLRDELGKETVDRFNSVLADQELDPADYLFIPVHPWQWWNKLTVTFAAEVAQRNLVCLGEGDDEYVAQQSIRTFFNGSAPEKHYVKTALSVLNMGFMRGLSAAYMEATPAINDWLAGLIDSDPVLKSTGLSIIRERAAVGYRHLEYEAATDKFSAYRKMLAALWRESPVASLQEGESLATMASLVHVDHEGKGFAAALIARSGLTPTEWLRRYLRAYLTPLLHSFYAYDLVFMPHGENVILVLKDGVVERAIYKDIAEEIAVMDPQAVLPPTVERLRVEVPEDKKLLSLFTDVFDCFFRFLASNLAEEGVLDEEEFWRTVAETVRDYQHATPELADKFAQYDMFAPEFSLSCLNRLQLRDNKQMVDLADPAGALQLIGTLKNPIAGL, encoded by the coding sequence ATGACCCTGTCCGATGCCGTGGCGCATCTGTCCCCCCACCGCTGGGCCCGGGCCAACCGCCTGCTCATCCGCAAAGCCCTCGCCGAGTTCGCGCACGAGCGGCTGATCACGCCGGAGGCCACGGCCGACGGCGGCTTCGAGGTCCGCAGCGACGACGGTCAGACCCGCTACGGGTTCACCGCCGTCCGGCGTGCCCTCGACCACTGGCAGGTCGACGCCGACTCGATCTCCCGTCGACGAGACGGCGTCGACCTCCCTCTGGCCGCCCTGGACTTCTTCATCGAGCTGAAGCAGTCCCTCGGCCTGAGCGACGAGATCCTCCCGGTCTACCTGGAGGAGATCTCCTCCACTCTCTCCGGCACCTGCTACAAACTCACCAAGCCGCAGACCCCGGTCGCCGAACTCGCGGGCGGCGGCTTCCAGGCCATCGAGACCGGGATGACCGAGGGCCACCCCTGCTTCGTCGCCAACAACGGCCGCCTCGGCTTCGGTGTCCACGAGTACCTCGCGTACGCCCCCGAGACGGCGAGCCCGGTCCGCCTGGTCTGGCTGGCCGCGCACCGCTCCCGGGCGGCGTTCACGGCGGGCGTCGGCATCGAGTACGAGTCCTTCCTGCGGGACGAGCTGGGCAAGGAGACGGTCGACCGCTTCAACTCCGTCCTCGCGGACCAGGAGTTGGACCCCGCCGACTATCTCTTCATCCCGGTCCACCCCTGGCAGTGGTGGAACAAGCTCACCGTCACCTTCGCCGCCGAGGTCGCCCAGCGGAACCTGGTGTGCCTGGGCGAGGGCGACGACGAGTACGTGGCCCAGCAGTCGATCCGGACGTTCTTCAACGGCTCCGCCCCCGAGAAGCACTACGTCAAAACAGCGCTGTCCGTCCTCAACATGGGCTTCATGCGCGGTCTCTCGGCGGCGTACATGGAGGCGACCCCGGCGATCAACGACTGGCTGGCCGGTCTCATCGACAGCGACCCGGTCCTGAAGTCCACCGGCCTGTCGATCATCCGCGAGCGGGCGGCCGTCGGCTACCGGCACCTGGAGTACGAGGCCGCCACCGACAAGTTCTCCGCGTACCGCAAGATGCTGGCCGCGCTGTGGCGGGAGAGCCCGGTCGCCTCGCTCCAGGAGGGCGAGTCCCTGGCGACGATGGCCTCCCTGGTCCATGTCGACCACGAGGGCAAGGGCTTCGCGGCGGCCCTGATCGCCCGCTCGGGCCTGACCCCGACGGAGTGGCTGCGCCGCTACCTGAGGGCGTACCTCACCCCGCTCCTGCACAGCTTCTACGCCTACGACCTGGTCTTCATGCCGCACGGCGAGAACGTCATCCTCGTCCTCAAGGACGGTGTCGTCGAGCGGGCGATCTACAAGGACATCGCCGAGGAGATCGCCGTCATGGACCCGCAGGCGGTGCTTCCGCCGACGGTCGAACGCCTGCGCGTCGAGGTCCCCGAGGACAAGAAACTCCTCTCCCTCTTCACCGACGTCTTCGACTGCTTCTTCCGCTTCCTCGCCTCGAACCTCGCGGAGGAAGGGGTGCTGGACGAGGAGGAGTTCTGGCGCACGGTCGCCGAGACCGTCCGTGACTACCAGCACGCGACGCCCGAACTGGCCGACAAATTCGCCCAGTACGACATGTTCGCCCCCGAGTTCTCCCTCTCCTGCCTCAACCGCCTCCAGCTGCGCGACAACAAGCAGATGGTCGACCTCGCGGACCCGGCGGGCGCGCTCCAACTCATCGGCACGCTCAAGAACCCCATCGCGGGCCTGTAG
- the glmS gene encoding glutamine--fructose-6-phosphate transaminase (isomerizing) has translation MCGIVGYIGRRDVAPLLLEGLQRLEYRGYDSAGIVVTSPKTAGLRMVKAKGRVRDLEAKVPARFKGTTGIAHTRWATHGAPSDLNAHPHMSADNKVAVVHNGIIDNASDLRKKLEADGVEFLSETDTEVLTHLIARSQATTLEEKVRQALRIVEGTYGIAVMHADFNDRVVVARNGSPVVLGIGEKEMFVASDIAALVAHTRQIVTLDDGEMATLKADDFRTYTTEGTRTTAEPTTVEWEAASYDMGGHDTYMHKEIHEQADAVDRVLRGRIDDRFSTVHLGGLNLDAREARQIRRVKILGCGTSYHAGMIGAQMIEELARIPADAEPASEFRYRNAVVDPDTLYIAVSQSGETYDVLAAVQELKRKGARVLGVVNVVGSAIAREADGGIYVHAGPEVCVVSTKCFTNTTVAFALLALHLGRTRDLSVRDGKRIIAGLRKLPTQIAEMLEQEEEIKKLAQEYAEARSMLFIGRVRGYPVAREASLKLKEVSYIHAEAYPASELKHGPLALIEPALPTVAIVPDDDLLEKNRAALEEIKARSGKILAVAHREQEKADQTIVVPKNEDELDPILMGIPLQLLAYHTALALGRDIDKPRNLAKSVTVE, from the coding sequence ATGTGCGGGATTGTCGGTTACATCGGCAGGCGTGATGTGGCGCCGCTGCTCCTGGAGGGCCTGCAGCGCCTGGAGTACCGGGGCTACGACTCGGCGGGCATAGTGGTCACCTCGCCCAAGACGGCCGGTCTGAGGATGGTCAAGGCCAAGGGCCGGGTGCGTGACCTGGAGGCCAAGGTCCCCGCGCGCTTCAAGGGCACCACCGGTATCGCGCACACCCGCTGGGCCACCCACGGCGCCCCGTCCGACCTGAACGCCCACCCGCACATGTCGGCCGACAACAAGGTCGCCGTCGTCCACAACGGCATCATCGACAACGCCTCCGACCTGCGCAAGAAACTCGAAGCGGACGGCGTCGAGTTCCTCTCCGAGACCGACACCGAGGTCCTCACCCACCTCATCGCCCGCTCCCAGGCCACCACCCTGGAGGAGAAGGTCCGCCAGGCCCTGCGGATCGTCGAGGGCACGTACGGCATCGCCGTGATGCACGCCGACTTCAACGACCGCGTCGTCGTCGCCCGCAACGGCTCCCCCGTCGTCCTCGGCATCGGCGAGAAGGAGATGTTCGTCGCCTCGGACATAGCCGCTCTGGTCGCCCACACCCGCCAGATCGTCACCCTCGACGACGGCGAGATGGCCACCCTCAAGGCCGACGACTTCCGCACCTACACCACGGAGGGCACCCGCACCACGGCGGAGCCCACCACCGTGGAGTGGGAGGCCGCCTCGTACGACATGGGCGGCCACGACACGTACATGCACAAGGAGATCCACGAGCAGGCCGACGCCGTGGACCGCGTGCTGCGCGGCCGGATCGACGACCGGTTCTCCACCGTGCACCTCGGCGGCCTCAACCTGGACGCCCGTGAGGCGCGCCAGATCCGCCGGGTGAAGATCCTCGGCTGCGGCACCTCGTACCACGCGGGCATGATCGGCGCCCAGATGATCGAGGAGCTGGCCCGTATCCCCGCGGACGCCGAGCCGGCCTCCGAGTTCCGCTACCGCAACGCGGTCGTCGACCCCGACACCCTGTACATCGCCGTCTCCCAGTCCGGCGAGACGTACGACGTGCTGGCGGCCGTGCAGGAGCTGAAGCGCAAGGGCGCGCGGGTGCTGGGCGTGGTGAACGTCGTCGGCTCGGCGATCGCCCGCGAGGCGGACGGCGGCATCTATGTGCACGCCGGCCCCGAGGTCTGTGTCGTCTCCACCAAGTGCTTCACCAACACCACCGTGGCGTTCGCCCTGTTGGCGCTCCACCTGGGCCGCACCCGCGACCTCTCCGTCCGCGACGGCAAGCGGATCATCGCGGGCCTGCGCAAGCTGCCCACGCAGATCGCCGAGATGCTGGAGCAGGAGGAGGAGATCAAGAAGCTGGCCCAGGAGTACGCCGAGGCCCGCTCGATGCTCTTCATCGGCCGCGTCCGGGGCTACCCGGTGGCCCGTGAGGCCTCCCTGAAGCTCAAGGAGGTCTCGTACATCCACGCCGAGGCCTACCCCGCCTCCGAGCTGAAGCACGGCCCGCTGGCACTCATCGAGCCCGCCCTCCCGACGGTCGCCATCGTCCCCGACGACGACCTGCTGGAGAAGAACCGTGCCGCGCTGGAGGAGATCAAGGCCCGCAGCGGCAAGATCCTCGCCGTCGCCCACCGCGAGCAGGAGAAGGCCGACCAGACGATCGTCGTCCCCAAGAACGAGGACGAACTCGACCCGATCCTGATGGGCATCCCCCTCCAACTCCTCGCCTACCACACGGCATTGGCCCTGGGCCGCGACATCGACAAGCCGCGCAACCTGGCGAAGTCGGTGACGGTGGAGTAG
- a CDS encoding helix-turn-helix domain-containing protein, translating to MSHDSTAAPEAAARKLSGRRRKEIVAVLLFSGGPIFESSIPLSVFGIDRQDAGVPRYRLLVCAGEEGPLRTTGGLELTAPNGLEAISRAGTVVVPAWRSITSPPPEEALDALRRAHEEGARIVGLCTGAFVLAAAGLLDGRPATTHWMYAPTLAKRYPSVHVDPRELFVDDGDVLTSAGTAAGIDLCLHIVRTDHGNEAAGALARRLVVPPRRSGGQERYLDRSLPEEIGADPLAEVVAWALEHLHEQFDVETLAARAYMSRRTFDRRFRSLTGSAPLQWLITQRVLQAQRLLETSDYSVDEVAGRCGFRSPVALRGHFRRQLGSSPAAYRAAYRARRPQGEKHSDHHHDGPHGVPGPSPVSPEHAPVPLQARRTAAASTLAPSASLSTEGAKPELYATGRLPGQRSAP from the coding sequence ATGAGCCACGACTCCACCGCCGCGCCGGAAGCCGCGGCCCGGAAGCTGTCCGGGCGACGCCGCAAGGAGATCGTCGCGGTGCTGCTGTTCAGCGGCGGCCCCATCTTCGAGAGTTCCATACCACTGTCGGTGTTCGGGATCGACCGCCAGGACGCCGGCGTACCGCGCTACCGCCTGTTGGTGTGCGCGGGCGAGGAAGGCCCGCTGCGGACCACGGGGGGCCTGGAACTCACCGCACCGAACGGCCTTGAGGCGATCTCGCGTGCGGGCACGGTGGTCGTGCCCGCATGGCGTTCGATCACCTCACCGCCGCCGGAGGAGGCGCTCGACGCACTGCGCCGAGCGCACGAAGAGGGTGCCCGCATCGTCGGGCTGTGCACCGGCGCGTTCGTGCTGGCCGCCGCCGGTCTGCTCGACGGCAGGCCCGCGACGACGCACTGGATGTACGCGCCGACGCTGGCCAAGCGCTATCCGTCCGTACACGTCGATCCACGAGAGCTCTTCGTGGACGACGGCGACGTACTGACATCGGCCGGCACCGCGGCCGGAATCGATCTCTGTCTGCACATCGTGCGGACGGATCACGGGAACGAGGCGGCCGGCGCGCTGGCCCGCCGTCTGGTGGTCCCACCACGCCGATCGGGCGGCCAGGAGCGCTATCTCGATCGGTCTTTACCAGAGGAGATCGGCGCCGACCCGCTCGCCGAGGTCGTCGCCTGGGCGCTGGAGCACCTCCACGAGCAGTTCGACGTGGAGACGCTCGCGGCACGGGCGTACATGAGCCGTCGTACGTTCGACCGCCGGTTCCGCTCGCTCACCGGGAGCGCTCCCCTGCAGTGGCTGATCACTCAGCGCGTGCTGCAGGCACAGCGTCTGCTGGAGACGTCGGACTACTCGGTGGACGAGGTGGCGGGCCGCTGCGGCTTCCGCTCCCCCGTCGCGCTGCGCGGGCACTTCCGGCGGCAGCTGGGCTCGTCCCCGGCGGCGTACCGGGCGGCGTACCGGGCACGGCGTCCGCAGGGCGAGAAGCACAGCGACCACCACCACGACGGCCCGCACGGCGTCCCGGGGCCGTCCCCGGTGTCGCCGGAGCACGCCCCGGTGCCGCTCCAGGCCCGGCGCACGGCCGCGGCGAGCACCCTGGCGCCGTCGGCGTCCCTCTCCACGGAGGGCGCCAAGCCGGAGCTGTACGCGACGGGCCGCCTGCCGGGCCAGCGCAGCGCGCCGTAG
- a CDS encoding universal stress protein — protein sequence MAGQEFFDSADRKRRPVADHTAAEPLAAEETRPSCDPAFKHGVVVGFDGSTSSERALAYAIGMARRSGSGLIIVHVANRLPTTVWAGCEPPVFVDVPDHRTEVLGLELACADYLAEVPWILVERGGDICHELEEVGREYEADAIVVGSTHGIVGRIFGSVAGRLAKRARRPVIVIP from the coding sequence ATGGCCGGTCAAGAATTCTTCGACTCCGCGGACCGCAAGCGGCGGCCCGTCGCCGATCACACGGCGGCCGAGCCCCTTGCGGCGGAAGAGACACGCCCCTCCTGCGATCCTGCCTTCAAGCACGGCGTCGTCGTCGGTTTCGACGGTTCGACGTCCAGTGAGCGCGCCCTCGCGTACGCCATCGGCATGGCCCGGCGTTCCGGCTCGGGCCTGATCATCGTGCATGTCGCCAACCGGCTGCCCACGACCGTGTGGGCCGGCTGCGAGCCACCCGTCTTCGTCGACGTCCCCGATCACCGGACCGAGGTGCTCGGACTGGAACTCGCCTGCGCGGACTATCTCGCCGAGGTGCCCTGGATCCTCGTCGAGCGCGGCGGCGACATCTGCCACGAACTCGAAGAGGTGGGGCGGGAGTACGAGGCCGACGCGATCGTCGTCGGGTCGACGCACGGGATCGTCGGGCGGATCTTCGGGTCCGTCGCGGGGCGGCTCGCGAAGCGGGCGCGGCGGCCGGTCATCGTCATTCCCTGA
- a CDS encoding beta-N-acetylhexosaminidase, producing the protein MRPRHRSTRLLGSLLLVATGIFTVGAAPVSQNPDSGTAAIPLGQVIPAPASVRADGSPYRLSSDARIVVSGGSEARRAGEYLAGILRPSTGYRLPLTERQEAGIRLRLAPSETDLGQEGYRLESGRSGVTLTARAPSGLFHAVQTLRQLLPAAVEKDSPQPGPWLIAGGTIEDTPRYGWRGAMLDVSRHFFTVDQVERYIDQLALYKFNKLHLHLSDDQGWRIAVDSWPRLAPYGGSTQVGGGPGGFYTKADYQEIVRYAASRHLEVVPEIDMPGHTNAALASYAELNCDGVAPPLYTGTEVGFSSLCVDKDVTYDFVDDVVRELAALTPGRYLHIGGDEAHSTSHEDYVKFMDRVQPIVERYGKTVVGWHQLTGATPARGALAQYWGLDSTDAEERERVAAAARNGTGVVLSPADRIYLDMKYDKDTPLGLDWAGYVDVRRAYDWDPGEYLEGVPDSAVRGVEAPLWTETIDSSADVEYMVFPRLPGVAELGWSPVSTHGWDGYRERLAAQAERWEALGIGYFRAPGVPWAVAR; encoded by the coding sequence GTGAGACCGCGCCACAGATCGACCCGCCTTCTCGGTTCGTTGCTGCTCGTGGCGACCGGGATCTTCACCGTGGGAGCCGCACCCGTGTCCCAGAACCCTGACTCCGGCACCGCCGCGATCCCGCTCGGGCAGGTGATCCCGGCCCCCGCCTCGGTGCGGGCCGACGGATCGCCGTACCGGCTGAGCAGCGATGCGCGCATCGTCGTGTCCGGTGGGTCCGAAGCGCGCCGGGCGGGGGAGTACCTCGCCGGGATCCTGCGGCCCTCGACCGGGTACCGGCTGCCGCTGACCGAGCGTCAGGAGGCCGGAATCCGCCTGCGGTTGGCGCCGAGCGAGACGGATCTCGGCCAGGAGGGCTACCGGCTGGAGAGCGGACGCTCCGGTGTCACCCTCACCGCACGCGCGCCCTCCGGACTCTTCCACGCCGTCCAGACGCTCCGCCAACTCCTGCCCGCCGCCGTCGAGAAGGACTCCCCGCAGCCGGGCCCCTGGCTGATCGCGGGCGGCACCATCGAGGACACCCCGCGCTACGGCTGGCGCGGCGCGATGCTGGACGTCTCCCGGCACTTCTTCACCGTGGACCAGGTCGAGCGCTATATCGACCAGTTGGCGCTGTACAAGTTCAACAAGCTGCATCTGCACCTCTCCGACGACCAGGGCTGGCGCATCGCCGTCGACTCCTGGCCGCGGCTCGCCCCGTACGGCGGCTCCACCCAGGTCGGCGGCGGCCCCGGCGGCTTCTACACCAAGGCCGACTACCAGGAGATCGTCCGGTACGCGGCCTCCCGCCATCTGGAGGTCGTCCCCGAGATCGACATGCCCGGCCACACCAACGCGGCGCTCGCCTCGTACGCCGAACTGAACTGCGACGGGGTCGCGCCGCCGCTGTACACCGGGACCGAGGTCGGGTTCAGCTCCCTGTGCGTCGACAAGGACGTGACGTACGACTTCGTGGACGACGTCGTACGGGAGCTGGCCGCGCTCACGCCGGGGCGGTATCTGCACATCGGCGGGGACGAGGCGCACTCCACCAGCCACGAGGACTATGTGAAGTTCATGGACCGGGTGCAGCCGATCGTCGAGCGGTACGGGAAGACCGTGGTCGGCTGGCATCAGCTGACCGGGGCGACTCCGGCGCGGGGCGCTCTCGCGCAGTACTGGGGGCTGGACAGCACGGACGCGGAGGAGAGGGAGCGGGTGGCCGCCGCCGCGCGGAACGGGACGGGGGTGGTCCTGTCGCCGGCCGACCGGATCTATCTCGACATGAAGTACGACAAGGACACGCCGCTGGGGCTCGACTGGGCCGGGTACGTGGATGTGCGGCGGGCGTACGACTGGGATCCGGGGGAGTACCTGGAGGGGGTGCCGGATTCCGCCGTGCGGGGGGTCGAGGCGCCGTTGTGGACGGAGACGATCGATTCCTCGGCGGATGTCGAGTACATGGTGTTCCCACGGCTGCCGGGGGTCGCGGAGTTGGGGTGGTCGCCGGTGTCCACGCATGGGTGGGACGGGTATCGGGAGCGGCTGGCCGCGCAGGCTGAGCGGTGGGAGGCGCTGGGGATCGGGTACTTTCGGGCGCCGGGGGTGCCGTGGGCTGTGGCGCGGTAG